In the genome of Geotrypetes seraphini chromosome 16, aGeoSer1.1, whole genome shotgun sequence, one region contains:
- the SAT2 gene encoding diamine acetyltransferase 2, which translates to MGLRGRESKGLGFFSPGERGFAALGLSGMEYQIRLARSEDCKDIVRMIRELAEFEKLSEQVEITEEVLQKDGFAEDPFYKCLVAELHPEQRSTEGFRIIGYALYFFTYSTWKGRTLFLEDLYVMPEFRGKGIGTKLMSKVAEVGLSRGCTRLQLSVLDWNHAARDVYVRRGALNMTVAEGWHLYRFQGDALKALAEGTMKV; encoded by the exons ATGGGTTTAAGGGGcagagaaagcaaagggttgggttttttttcccctggtGAGAGAGGATTTGCTGCTCTGGGGTTGTCTGGCATGGAGTACCAAATCCGTCTGGCCCGGTCGGAGGACTGCAAGGACATAGTGCGCATGATCAGG GAACTAGCGGAGTTTGAGAAGTTATCTGAACAGGTAGAAATCACTGAAGAAG TATTACAGAAGGATGGCTTTGCTGAGGATCCCTTCTACAAATGCTTGGTTGCTGAGCTGCACCCGGAACAGAGAAGCACAGAAG GGTTCAGGATCATTGGCTATGCCCTCTATTTCTTCACTTATAGCACCTGGAAGGGCCGAACATTATTTTTGGAGGATCTGTATGTCATGCCAGAAttcagag GAAAGGGGATTGGTACAAAGCTGATGAGCAAAGTGGCTGAG GTGGGCTTGAGTCGGGGCTGTACCCGCTTACAGCTGTCTGTGTTAGACTGGAACCACGCTGCCAGAGATGTCTATGTGAGAAGGGGAGCGTTGAATATGACTGTGGCAGAGGGCTGGCACCTCTATCGTTTCCAGGGTGACGCGCTGAAAGCACTGGCAGAAGGGACTATGAAAGTCTGA
- the LOC117350924 gene encoding zona pellucida sperm-binding protein 3-like produces MGQRVKLEFGVLLWLLIDVFSASSWASLAGTPSGSHLTERRPHGVQVPWLRPGQRQDVSLHPVTVQCKEAKIVVIVRRDLFGTGRLIKATDLSLGSASCKPTTVGAGETVTFEVGLHECGSTLEMTPNSLVYRTQLSYIPTALDSQVIVRSNPAVIPVQCIYPRTGNVSSKAINPTWIPFRSTVFAEERLAFSLLLMNDDWSAERTSTVFHLGDELHIEASVSPGDHVPMTVFVDGCVATLSGDNDSSPKYNIVDFYGCLVDGTQLDSFSAFRSPRVHPEKLQFTIDAFRFAGDAKSVIYITCVLRAAAAGQIPDPMHKACSFNKISNMWSAVDGPSAVCNCCKTEDCGAQGGLPRGMRPFFPVPRRVGKRSVTSLPAVSESMAAVQLRPITILKSDILDQSRAVQRTKQLSGVMENPWMVMGLVTASLALALSATLGLAFLYEKCKL; encoded by the exons ATGGGGCAGAGGGTGAAGTTGGAGTTTGGGGTTCTGCTGTGGCTGCTCATTGATGTGTTCAGTGCTAGTTCCTGGGCCTCATTAGCAGGCACCCCTTCTGGGAGTCATCTCACTGAACGCAGGCCTCACGgtgttcaagttccctggctcCGTCCTGGTCAGCGCCAAGATGTGAGCTTGCACCCTGTCACAGTTCAGTGTAAAGAGGCTAAGATAGTGGTAATAGTGAGGAGGGATCTGTTTGGCACAGGGCGGCTGATCAAAGCTACAGATCTCAGCCTGGGTTCAGCTTCCTGCAAGCCCACAACTGTTGGAGCAGGAGAGACGGTCACCTTTGAAGTTGGGCTTCATGAGTGTGGCAGCACTCTCGAG aTGACGCCAAATTCACTGGTTTATAGGACACAACTATCTTATATCCCAACCGCTTTAGACAGCCAAGTGATTGTCAGGAGTAATCCAGCTGTCATTCCTGTTCAGTGTATTTATCCAAG GACTGGCAATGTAAGCAGCAAGGCCATCAACCCAACATGGATTCCCTTCAGATCTACAGTCTTTGCAGAAGAGAGGCTGGCCTTCTCATTACTCCTAATGAATG ATGACTGGAGTGCTGAGAGAACTTCAACTGTGTTCCACCTCGGTGATGAACTTCACATTGAAGCCTCTGTCAGTCCTGGAGACCACGTGCCTATGACCGTATTTGTGGATGGCTGTGTAGCTACACTATCTGGAGACAACGATTCCAGTCCCAAATATAATATAGTGGACTTTTATGG ATGCCTGGTGGATGGGACACAGCTGGACTCCTTCTCTGCCTTCAGGTCACCACGTGTTCACCCAGAAAAGCTCCAGTTCACAATTGATGCCTTCAGATTTGCTGGAGATGCCAAATCCGTG aTCTATATCACTTGTGTTTTGAGGGCTGCTGCAGCTGGTCAGATCCCAGATCCCATGCACAAGGCTTGTTCCTTTAACAAGATCAGCAACAT GTGGTCTGCAGTGGACGGTCCCAGTGCCGTCTGCAACTGTTGTAAGACAGAAGACTGTGGAGCCCAAGGAGGGTTGCCTAGGGGTATGAGGCCTTTCTTTCCAGTACCCAGGCGGGTTGGGAAGCGATCTGTAACATCTCTTCCTG CCGTGTCGGAATCCATGGCTGCTGTCCAGCTGAGGCCTATCACTATCCTGAAGTCTGACATCTTGGATCAATCTCGTGCAGTtcagaggacaaagcaattgagTG GTGTGATGGAGAATCCTTGGATGGTGATGGGACTGGTCACAGCCTCGCTTGCTCTGGCACTTTCTGCAACTTTGGGCTTAGCTTTTCTCTACGAGAAGTGTAAACTGTAG